The following proteins are encoded in a genomic region of Pseudorca crassidens isolate mPseCra1 chromosome 1, mPseCra1.hap1, whole genome shotgun sequence:
- the GATM gene encoding glycine amidinotransferase, mitochondrial isoform X2 gives MLRVRCLRGGSRGAEAVHYIGSRLGRTVTGWVQRTFQSTQAATASSRNSCAADDKATDPLPKDCPVSSYNEWDPLEEVIVGRAENACVPPFTVEVKANTYEKYWTFYQKYGGHHFPKDHLKKAVAEIEEMCNILKMEGVTVRRPDTIDWSLKYKTPDFESTGLYGAMPRDILIVVGNEIIEAPMAWRARFFEYRAYRAIIKDYFRRGAKWTTAPKPTMADELYDQDYPIYSVEDRHKLAAQGKFVTTEFEPCFDAADFIRAGRDIFAQRSQVTNYMGIEWMRKHLAPDYRVHIISFKDPNPMHIDATFNIIGPGLVLSNPDRPCHQIDLFKKAGWTIVTPPIPVIPDDHPLWMSSKWLSMNVLMLDEKRVMVDANEVPIQKMFEKLGISTIKVNIRNANSLGGGFHCWTCDVRRRGTLQSYFD, from the exons ATGCTGCGGGTGCGGTGTCTGCGCGGCGGGAGCCGCGGCGCCGAAGCGGTGCACTACATCGGGTCTCGG CTTGGAAGAACTGTAACGGGATGGGTGCAGCGAACTTTCCAGAGCACCCAGGCAGCTACGGCTTCCTCCCGGAACTCCTGTGCAGCTGACGACAAGGCCACTGATCCTCTGCCCAAGGACTGCCCTGTCTCCTCTTACAACGAATGGGACCCCTTAGAGGAAGTGATAGTGGGCAGAGCAGAAAATGCCTGTGTTCCACCATTCACTGTGGAGGTGAAG GCCAACACATATGAAAAGTACTGGACTTTTTACCAAAAGTATGGGGGCCATCATTTTCCCAAAGATCATTTGAAAAAGGCTGTTGCCGAAATTGAAGAAatgtgcaatattttaaaaatggaaggagTGACAGTGAGGAGGCCTGACACCATTGACTGGTCCTTGAAGTATAAAACTCCTGATTTTGAGTCTACGG GTTTATATGGTGCGATGCCTCGAGACATCCTGATAGTTGTGGGAAATGAGATTATCGAGGCTCCCATGGCCTGGCGCGCTCGCTTCTTTGAGTACCGCGCGTACAGAGCAATTATCAAAGACTACTTCCGCCGCGGGGCCAAGTGGACAACAGCTCCTAAGCCCACAATGGCTGATGAGCTTTATGACCAG GATTACCCCATCTATTCTGTAGAAGACAGACACAAATTGGCTGCTCAGGGAAAATTTGTGACGACTGAGTTCGAGCCGTGCTTTGATGCTGCTGACTTCATTCGAGCTGGAAGAGACATCTTTGCACAGAGAAGCCAG GTGACAAACTACATGGGCATTGAATGGATGCGTAAGCATCTCGCTCCAGACTACAGAGTGCATATCATCTCCTTTAAAGACCCCAATCCGATGCACATTGATGCCACCTTCAATATCATTGGGCCCGGTCTCGTGCTTTCCAATCCTGACCGACCATGTCACCAG ATTGATCTTTTCAAGAAAGCAGGATGGACCATAGTTACTCCTCCAATACCAGTCATCCCAGATG ATCACCCACTCTGGATGTCGTCCAAATGGCTTTCCATGAATGTCTTAATGCTAGATGAAAAGCGTGTTATGGTGGATGCCAACGAAGTCCCGATTCAAAAGATGTTTGAAAAGCTGG GTATCAGTACCATTAAGGTTAACATTCGTAATGCCAATTCCCTGGGAGGAGGCTTCCACTGCTGGACCTGCGATGTCCGGCGCCGAGGCACCCTACAGTCCTACTTTGATTGA
- the GATM gene encoding glycine amidinotransferase, mitochondrial isoform X1: protein MNTVPDVVSVSIPANTYEKYWTFYQKYGGHHFPKDHLKKAVAEIEEMCNILKMEGVTVRRPDTIDWSLKYKTPDFESTGLYGAMPRDILIVVGNEIIEAPMAWRARFFEYRAYRAIIKDYFRRGAKWTTAPKPTMADELYDQDYPIYSVEDRHKLAAQGKFVTTEFEPCFDAADFIRAGRDIFAQRSQVTNYMGIEWMRKHLAPDYRVHIISFKDPNPMHIDATFNIIGPGLVLSNPDRPCHQIDLFKKAGWTIVTPPIPVIPDDHPLWMSSKWLSMNVLMLDEKRVMVDANEVPIQKMFEKLGISTIKVNIRNANSLGGGFHCWTCDVRRRGTLQSYFD, encoded by the exons ATGAACACTGTACCAGATGTGGTCTCAGTCTCAATTCCA GCCAACACATATGAAAAGTACTGGACTTTTTACCAAAAGTATGGGGGCCATCATTTTCCCAAAGATCATTTGAAAAAGGCTGTTGCCGAAATTGAAGAAatgtgcaatattttaaaaatggaaggagTGACAGTGAGGAGGCCTGACACCATTGACTGGTCCTTGAAGTATAAAACTCCTGATTTTGAGTCTACGG GTTTATATGGTGCGATGCCTCGAGACATCCTGATAGTTGTGGGAAATGAGATTATCGAGGCTCCCATGGCCTGGCGCGCTCGCTTCTTTGAGTACCGCGCGTACAGAGCAATTATCAAAGACTACTTCCGCCGCGGGGCCAAGTGGACAACAGCTCCTAAGCCCACAATGGCTGATGAGCTTTATGACCAG GATTACCCCATCTATTCTGTAGAAGACAGACACAAATTGGCTGCTCAGGGAAAATTTGTGACGACTGAGTTCGAGCCGTGCTTTGATGCTGCTGACTTCATTCGAGCTGGAAGAGACATCTTTGCACAGAGAAGCCAG GTGACAAACTACATGGGCATTGAATGGATGCGTAAGCATCTCGCTCCAGACTACAGAGTGCATATCATCTCCTTTAAAGACCCCAATCCGATGCACATTGATGCCACCTTCAATATCATTGGGCCCGGTCTCGTGCTTTCCAATCCTGACCGACCATGTCACCAG ATTGATCTTTTCAAGAAAGCAGGATGGACCATAGTTACTCCTCCAATACCAGTCATCCCAGATG ATCACCCACTCTGGATGTCGTCCAAATGGCTTTCCATGAATGTCTTAATGCTAGATGAAAAGCGTGTTATGGTGGATGCCAACGAAGTCCCGATTCAAAAGATGTTTGAAAAGCTGG GTATCAGTACCATTAAGGTTAACATTCGTAATGCCAATTCCCTGGGAGGAGGCTTCCACTGCTGGACCTGCGATGTCCGGCGCCGAGGCACCCTACAGTCCTACTTTGATTGA